A stretch of the Perca flavescens isolate YP-PL-M2 chromosome 10, PFLA_1.0, whole genome shotgun sequence genome encodes the following:
- the LOC114562267 gene encoding uncharacterized protein LOC114562267 yields MANDSRELDFYLSSLEQQVRRELKDGDATLTQSLTEGRVCLEVREDLLASFLDDLQGGREEEWSCEEELMQREICQLKAQLDHTNVPTELEENVPAAFKELKQQLEICCVSLQEVRSSLLTERETSHSYYLQQTELHANATRELKKVKDQAESEQLQWQQEKASLLEEMEACRTLSRREERSSLEEELTSEEQIAKKRNRQKWYRRIF; encoded by the exons atggctAACGACTCCAGGGAGCTTGACTTCTACCTCAGTTCCCTCGAGCAGCAGGTGAGACGCGAGCTGAAGGACGGAGACGCTACGCTCACACAGAGTCTAACCGAGGGAAGGGTCTGCTTGGAGGTCAGAGAAGACCTGCTGGCTAGTTTCCTCGATGATCTACAAGGAGGTAGAGAGGAAGAGTGGAGCTGTGAAGAAGAGCTGATGCAGAGGGAGATTTGTCAACTGAAAGCCCAGCTGGACCacact AATGTCCCGACTGAGCTCGAGGAAAACGTCCCGGCTGCTTTTAAAGAGCTCAAGCAGCAGTTGGAGATTTGTTGCGTCTCGTTGCAGGAGGTCAGGTCCTCCCTTCTGACCGAGCGGGAAACATCCCACAGCTACTACCTCCAGCAGACGGAGCTGCACGCCAACGCCACCAGAGAGCTGAAGAAAGTCAAAGATCAGGCAGAGAGCGAGCAGCTCCAATGGCAGCAGGAGAAAGCCTCGCTGCTGGAGGAGATGGAGGCATGCAGAACCTTGTCTCGGCGCGAGGAGAGGTCCTCCCTCGAGGAAGAACTGACATCTGAGGAACAGATCGCtaaaaagagaaacagacagaagtGGTACAGAAGAATCTTCTAG